A single window of Nasonia vitripennis strain AsymCx chromosome 4, Nvit_psr_1.1, whole genome shotgun sequence DNA harbors:
- the LOC100120770 gene encoding glycine-rich cell wall structural protein 1.8 isoform X1 gives MQMAARLLKDPATAGSRIFVGHLQTEDMNRNELEEHFSKYGTVVGSLLNRGFGFVQFDDEQAAQNAIKNENGSMFKGRRIDVKPAKKEGTSNAGGGGGGGGGGGFGNDSFNSSFGGGNQNFGGNNSNTFGNDNQFNRGGGGGGGPGGNNSFNDQDDSFGGPHSNDSFNPNKNNGPPFGGNRQGGPGPGGPGGPGGPGGLGGPNRNQNNQNQGGQNQGGPGRGRGQRGGKNRKNRDNSMGDRMGGNNMDDRMSDPFGDRMGGGGMGGGGMGGGGMGGGGMGGGGMGGGGMGGGGIGGGGMGGGGMGGMGGMGGIGDRMGSGMGDRIGGGMGDRMGGMGDSMGGGLGSSLGSSFRSGLGANLNNSLGGISSSLGSGLGGNLGGGMGGSLGGGGLGMGSSLGSSFRDRSPLGRAGRLDDKPLSNWDLGNKPGGGGPGGPGGPGGSGGPGGRGGFSGGFNEGFGDHKSRFDDFKGPGPARDVGPGFGPPSAPSDYPSIAAEKNDCEIIVVTKALTEYAEIIESRLKKLGLTVDLLFPNEDVPLTRVLGNIASRGCLYAIVVAPTNKEHHSLTLNILHGLPQEHRNMPIDDAINLIMRDFNNYKSGGRSVPANIPSALERHPDAIQVLLNMLADNLQLTVLQYERVIKYLEMRREEQVQFELGEDAKNLGPSSLVSDPKQAELQSRILNILNSNKSNAPATSTNTVTTAAPSPVPPPSAASANVSANSSVSTSNTVTPSPLLNDPTVQKALDSLLQGNLLKNIGDQPNPTSSATPLFAAFPNMNRF, from the exons ATGCAAATGGCGGCACGTCTTTTAAAAGATCCAGCTACTGCTGGAAGTAGGATATTTGTAggacatttacaaacagaagATATGAACCGCAATGAGCTTGAAGAGCATTTTTCAAAGTATGGAACCGTCGTAGGTTCTTTATTGAACAGAGGATTTGGATTTGTACAGTTCGACGATGAACAAGCTGCACAGAATGccattaaaaacgaaaatggATCTATGTTCAAAGGCAGACGAATTG ATGTCAAACCTGCTAAGAAAGAAGGGACAAGTAATgccggaggaggaggaggaggaggaggaggaggaggatttGGAAACGACTCCTTCAATAGTAGTTTTGGGGGTGGAAACCAAAACTTTGGCGGAAACAATTCAAACACCTTTGGTAACGATAATCAGTTCAATAGAGGAGGTGGAGGCGGAGGTGGACCTGGAGGAAACAACTCCTTTAATGATCAAGACGATTCATTCGGTGGACCTCACAGTAATGATTCATTCAATcccaataaaaataatggtcCACCATTTGGTGGTAATCGACAAGGAGGACCAGGGCCAGGTGGACCAGGAGGTCCAGGGGGACCAGGAGGCCTTGGGGGTCCAAACAGAAATCAGAACAACCAGAATCAAGGGGGACAAAATCAGGGTGGACCTGGAAGAGGTAGAGGAcagagaggaggaaaaaatcgaaaaaatcgagACAATTCTATGGGCGATCGCATGGGAGGAAATAATATGGATGATAGGATGTCCGATCCATTCGGTGATCGGATGGGCGGCGGAGGCATGGGTGGTGGAGGCATGGGCGGTGGAGGCATGGGTGGCGGAGGCATGGGCGGCGGAGGAATGGGCGGCGGAGGCATGGGTGGCGGAGGCATAGGCGGCGGAGGCATGGGAGGCGGAGGTATGGGAGGTATGGGAGGCATGGGAGGCATTGGAGATCGTATGGGTAGTGGTATGGGAGATCGTATAGGTGGAGGTATGGGAGACCGTATGGGAGGAATGGGTGACTCTATGGGAGGAGGTCTTGGTTCAAGCTTAGGATCGAGCTTTCGCTCAGGTTTGGGTGCAAATTTGAACAACAGCTTGGGAGGAATCAGCAGTAGTTTAGGTAGTGGTCTAGGTGGAAATTTAGGCGGAGGAATGGGCGGTAGCTTAGGCGGCGGTGGTCTTGGCATGGGTAGTAGCTTGGGAAGTAGTTTTCGGGACAGAAGCCCTCTTGGAAGAGCAGGACGATTAGACGATAAACCCTTATCAAATTGGGATCTTGGTAACAAGCCTGGCGGAGGCGGTCCCGGTGGTCCTGGTGGTCCTGGTGGTTCTGGCGGTCCTGGTGGACGTGGAGGATTTAGTGGAGGATTCAATGAGGGATTCGGCGATCACAAAAGTCGCTTTGATGACTTTAAAGGACCTGGCCCTGCTCGTGATGTTGGTCCTGGCTTCGG accTCCATCAGCACCTAGTGACTATCCTTCCATTGCGGCAGAGAAGAACGATTGTGAAATAATTGTTGTCACCAAAGCTTTAac GGAGTACGCAGAAATCATTGAGTCGCGATTGAAAAAATTAGGCTTAACTGTAGATTTACTCTTTCCAAATGAAGATGTTCCATTAACTCGAGTGCTTGGAAACATCGCTAGTCGTGGTTGTTTATACGCTATTGTTGTTGCACCTACAAATAAGGAACACCATTCTTTAACTTTGAACATTCTGCACGGTCTACCACAAG aacACAGAAATATGCCAATTGATGAtgcaattaatttaataatgaGAGACTTCAATAACTACAAATCTGGTGGACGATCTGTACCTGCCAATATTCCCTCAGCCCTAGAACGTCATCCAGATGCCATCCAAGTTCTTCTAAATATGCTGGCAGACAATCTACAGCTTACCGTGCTCCAATATGAAAGAGTCATCAAATATCTTGAAATGAGACGAGAAGAACAAGTACAGTTCGAATTAGGCGAAGACGCAAAGAATTTGggtccatcttccttggttaGTGACCCAAAACAAGCAGAATTACAATCGAGGATTCTCAACATCTTAAACAGCAATAAGAGCAATGCACCCGCCACTTCCACAAATACAGTTACAACAGCTGCACCAAGTCCTGTACCTCCTCCATCAG CAGCTTCGGCGAACGTGTCCGCTAACTCATCTGTTTCAACTTCGAACACAGTTACACCGTCGCCCTTGTTGAACGATCCTACGGTACAGAAAGCTCTCGATAGTCTTTTGCAGggcaatttattaaaaaatattggagATCAACCGAACCCCACGTCATCAGCAACTCCACTCTTTGCTGCTTTTCCTAACATGAATCGTTTCTAA
- the LOC100120770 gene encoding glycine-rich cell wall structural protein 1.8 isoform X2, whose protein sequence is MQMAARLLKDPATAGSRIFVGHLQTEDMNRNELEEHFSKYGTVVGSLLNRGFGFVQFDDEQAAQNAIKNENGSMFKGRRIDVKPAKKEGTSNAGGGGGGGGGGGFGNDSFNSSFGGGNQNFGGNNSNTFGNDNQFNRGGGGGGGPGGNNSFNDQDDSFGGPHSNDSFNPNKNNGPPFGGNRQGGPGPGGPGGPGGPGGLGGPNRNQNNQNQGGQNQGGPGRGRGQRGGKNRKNRDNSMGDRMGGNNMDDRMSDPFGDRMGGGGMGGGGMGGGGMGGGGMGGGGMGGGGMGGGGIGGGGMGGGGMGGMGGMGGIGDRMGSGMGDRIGGGMGDRMGGMGDSMGGGLGSSLGSSFRSGLGANLNNSLGGISSSLGSGLGGNLGGGMGGSLGGGGLGMGSSLGSSFRDRSPLGRAGRLDDKPLSNWDLGNKPGGGGPGGPGGPGGSGGPGGRGGFSGGFNEGFGDHKSRFDDFKGPGPARDVGPGFGPPSAPSDYPSIAAEKNDCEIIVVTKALTEYAEIIESRLKKLGLTVDLLFPNEDVPLTRVLGNIASRGCLYAIVVAPTNKEHHSLTLNILHGLPQEHRNMPIDDAINLIMRDFNNYKSGGRSVPANIPSALERHPDAIQVLLNMLADNLQLTVLQYERVIKYLEMRREEQVQFELGEDAKNLGPSSLVSDPKQAELQSRILNILNSNKSNAPATSTNTVTTAAPSPVPPPSASANVSANSSVSTSNTVTPSPLLNDPTVQKALDSLLQGNLLKNIGDQPNPTSSATPLFAAFPNMNRF, encoded by the exons ATGCAAATGGCGGCACGTCTTTTAAAAGATCCAGCTACTGCTGGAAGTAGGATATTTGTAggacatttacaaacagaagATATGAACCGCAATGAGCTTGAAGAGCATTTTTCAAAGTATGGAACCGTCGTAGGTTCTTTATTGAACAGAGGATTTGGATTTGTACAGTTCGACGATGAACAAGCTGCACAGAATGccattaaaaacgaaaatggATCTATGTTCAAAGGCAGACGAATTG ATGTCAAACCTGCTAAGAAAGAAGGGACAAGTAATgccggaggaggaggaggaggaggaggaggaggaggatttGGAAACGACTCCTTCAATAGTAGTTTTGGGGGTGGAAACCAAAACTTTGGCGGAAACAATTCAAACACCTTTGGTAACGATAATCAGTTCAATAGAGGAGGTGGAGGCGGAGGTGGACCTGGAGGAAACAACTCCTTTAATGATCAAGACGATTCATTCGGTGGACCTCACAGTAATGATTCATTCAATcccaataaaaataatggtcCACCATTTGGTGGTAATCGACAAGGAGGACCAGGGCCAGGTGGACCAGGAGGTCCAGGGGGACCAGGAGGCCTTGGGGGTCCAAACAGAAATCAGAACAACCAGAATCAAGGGGGACAAAATCAGGGTGGACCTGGAAGAGGTAGAGGAcagagaggaggaaaaaatcgaaaaaatcgagACAATTCTATGGGCGATCGCATGGGAGGAAATAATATGGATGATAGGATGTCCGATCCATTCGGTGATCGGATGGGCGGCGGAGGCATGGGTGGTGGAGGCATGGGCGGTGGAGGCATGGGTGGCGGAGGCATGGGCGGCGGAGGAATGGGCGGCGGAGGCATGGGTGGCGGAGGCATAGGCGGCGGAGGCATGGGAGGCGGAGGTATGGGAGGTATGGGAGGCATGGGAGGCATTGGAGATCGTATGGGTAGTGGTATGGGAGATCGTATAGGTGGAGGTATGGGAGACCGTATGGGAGGAATGGGTGACTCTATGGGAGGAGGTCTTGGTTCAAGCTTAGGATCGAGCTTTCGCTCAGGTTTGGGTGCAAATTTGAACAACAGCTTGGGAGGAATCAGCAGTAGTTTAGGTAGTGGTCTAGGTGGAAATTTAGGCGGAGGAATGGGCGGTAGCTTAGGCGGCGGTGGTCTTGGCATGGGTAGTAGCTTGGGAAGTAGTTTTCGGGACAGAAGCCCTCTTGGAAGAGCAGGACGATTAGACGATAAACCCTTATCAAATTGGGATCTTGGTAACAAGCCTGGCGGAGGCGGTCCCGGTGGTCCTGGTGGTCCTGGTGGTTCTGGCGGTCCTGGTGGACGTGGAGGATTTAGTGGAGGATTCAATGAGGGATTCGGCGATCACAAAAGTCGCTTTGATGACTTTAAAGGACCTGGCCCTGCTCGTGATGTTGGTCCTGGCTTCGG accTCCATCAGCACCTAGTGACTATCCTTCCATTGCGGCAGAGAAGAACGATTGTGAAATAATTGTTGTCACCAAAGCTTTAac GGAGTACGCAGAAATCATTGAGTCGCGATTGAAAAAATTAGGCTTAACTGTAGATTTACTCTTTCCAAATGAAGATGTTCCATTAACTCGAGTGCTTGGAAACATCGCTAGTCGTGGTTGTTTATACGCTATTGTTGTTGCACCTACAAATAAGGAACACCATTCTTTAACTTTGAACATTCTGCACGGTCTACCACAAG aacACAGAAATATGCCAATTGATGAtgcaattaatttaataatgaGAGACTTCAATAACTACAAATCTGGTGGACGATCTGTACCTGCCAATATTCCCTCAGCCCTAGAACGTCATCCAGATGCCATCCAAGTTCTTCTAAATATGCTGGCAGACAATCTACAGCTTACCGTGCTCCAATATGAAAGAGTCATCAAATATCTTGAAATGAGACGAGAAGAACAAGTACAGTTCGAATTAGGCGAAGACGCAAAGAATTTGggtccatcttccttggttaGTGACCCAAAACAAGCAGAATTACAATCGAGGATTCTCAACATCTTAAACAGCAATAAGAGCAATGCACCCGCCACTTCCACAAATACAGTTACAACAGCTGCACCAAGTCCTGTACCTCCTCCATCAG CTTCGGCGAACGTGTCCGCTAACTCATCTGTTTCAACTTCGAACACAGTTACACCGTCGCCCTTGTTGAACGATCCTACGGTACAGAAAGCTCTCGATAGTCTTTTGCAGggcaatttattaaaaaatattggagATCAACCGAACCCCACGTCATCAGCAACTCCACTCTTTGCTGCTTTTCCTAACATGAATCGTTTCTAA